DNA sequence from the Trichocoleus sp. FACHB-46 genome:
GCGATTCGATTATATTTGTGGCAAGCGATAAGGGACGTATAGTCGGATTTACGCAGCTTTATCCTAGTTTTTCTTCCGTTTCAATGAAGCGAGTTTGGATTCTGAACGATTTATTTGTTGAACCAACTTGCCGAAATCAGGGTGTCGCGAAGTTGTTATTGAAAACGGCAGAGGACTTTGCAAGACAAACAGACGCTATCCGAATCTCTTTGGCAACGCAAATTTCTAACGTTGCTGCTCAGT
Encoded proteins:
- a CDS encoding GNAT family N-acetyltransferase, whose product is MEVFQACLEHLEAVSQLFDQYRVFYNSPSDLETARKFIQERFHKGDSIIFVASDKGRIVGFTQLYPSFSSVSMKRVWILNDLFVEPTCRNQGVAKLLLKTAEDFARQTDAIRISLATQISNVAAQSLYELLGYCKDEQFYHYSLKL